The stretch of DNA ACCCCATGCACAGGAACATCGCAACCTATAACTTGGATAAAGTAAAAGGACAATTTGTTTTTCATGGGGGTGAACGGGAACTGCAAATCGGCAAGGAAACCATCATCGGCCAAATCATCCGGTTTATTCAACTCGGATTCCACCATATTATGATCGGGTATGACCATATCCTGTTTGTGATCGCTCTTTTACTTGGTACGCGCCGATTTTCAGATATTCTCAAAATTATTACTGTGTTTACTTTGGCCCACAGTATTACACTAGGCCTCACTGCCTTAAAGCTAATCAATCTCCCTTCCGAGATTATAGAGCCTCTCATTGCGTTAAGTATTGCATTCGTCGCCCTGGAACATTTCTTCGGATTCTCTACGAAGCTCCGTTTTGCCGTCGTATTTGGCTTTGGACTGATCCATGGGGTGGGATTTGCCGGTGCATTACAGCTGTCAAATGATGTAACCTGGCGTTCGCTTTTGTCCATTTTGTCTTTTAACGTTGGTGTTGAAGTAGGACAAGCACTGATCATCATGCTGCTATTTCCCATTCTTCTTTATATCCGCCGATTCAAATGGTCAACTGTCGTCTACGGATCGGCAACCGCTGGTATTTTTGGAATGGGATTATTCTGGTATTTTGAGCGATTTTTAGCCTAATGCTGAATCTCTTTCCTTTTCATATAGGAGGTGGTTCAAAAAGAGTAGCTTAAGGGTGTTAAAAATACGAGATTAATAGGAGGAATAAGAATGAAACCTTTAAATGAAAAAGGGAAAACGGTGAAGGAAAAGCTTAAACCGATTACCGTAGCCGTGATGTGTAGTCTTGCTTTGGCGGCTGTCGTCAAACCGGTTGTCGCAGATAATCCTAATGCTACTGTTACGGGAACGGTGTTCGCAGACAAAAATGGAAATGGAGTCCGCGATAACAACGAACAAGGAATTCCAAATGTGTCTGTATCAGATGGTAAGAGCATTTCCGTTACCGATGATTCAGGAAAGTATACACTGACGGCAAACATTGAAAGACGCCAGTCGGATATCGTCTTTGTTACCGTTCCTAGCGGGTATAGCGTCCCAACAGACGAAAACAAAACACCCCAGTTCTATAAGCAACTTGGCAACCTCGAGGCCGGTGAAACACGAGAACAAAACTTCGGACTGCTACTTAAGCCTGAAAGCAATAATCCTAACTTTTCCTTTGCCAACGTGGCCGATGTTCACGTGGAAGCAGGGTCAAATAATAACCGTGAACGATTCACATCACAGCTAGCGCAAATTAACGAATCGACAGGAAACCCGGCCTTTATCGCCGTTAGTGGCGACTTGACCAACCGGGCGACCGATGCAGAATATCAGGATTATACATCGAGCACAGCTACATCTGCTGTTCCTGTCTACCCAGCTGTCGGAAACCATGACTTTGCCCCAGGTTCTAGCTATCAAACAAGAGTGGACCGTTACCGCAAGTATCTCGGACCTGAGTGGTATTCATTCGATTATGGCAACAGGCATTTTGTCACATTGGAAAATACATTGGGCTTCAATGAAAATGACCAATTGGAATGGTTAAAACAGGATCTCGCCCAAAATGCAAAAGACAAAGAAGTAGTAGTATTCGTCCATAAGCCTTTGAATACACCGGAAACCCCGTCACCTGATAACACGAAGAAGTTTATTGAACTTCTTAGCCAGTATCAGACACGACTGGTGATGGTTGGACATACCCATGTTAACGATGTGGCACAAGATACGATTCCAGGTGCTAACCATGTAACGACTGTTTCAAGTGCTTATACGATCGATCAGTCACCGAACGGATTCCGAATGGTTTCTTTCCAGGGCGACCACAAGAATGCTAAGTATAAGATGTATGACGTTAAACAAAGCGCAGCGATTGTCCATCCAGCGGCCGGAAGCGATGTTCCAAAGGGCGAAGTGGACATATTGGTAAATGCCTATAATACGACAAGCAATGTCTCTAAAGTGGAATACAGAGTAGATGGCGGCTCATGGAAAAAACTGAAACAAAGCAGCGGAATGGCCTGGTTTACCCAATGGAATGCTAAAAAAGCATCAAAAGGCAAGCATGCCATAGAAGTTAGGGTAACCGACGATGCAGGAAAGGTTTGGGTTAAAAACAACACGTTCAACATCGTAGACTCTCAGCGTATCTCACCTAAGGGCGGTTCTGACTGGACGATGTTCCACGGCAATGCCCAGCATACCGGAGAGGCAAAAGATACACTCGAAGCGGGTATGCGATTAGGTTGGACCTACCGGACACCAGGTACGATTCTTACCTCCTCCCCTGCCATTGCAAATGGAATGGTTTATATCGGGACACGTGATGAAAACGGAACGGACCAAAATGCTATCCATGCGGTTGACCTGGAAACCGGCCTAAAGAAATGGGAAGTAAAAGCAGATGCCCAGGTCCAAGCATCCCCAGCGGTAGCAGACGGAGTCGTTTATGCGAATTCGATTCGCGGCACACTCTATGCGATGAATGCAAAAACTGGGGAAAGGATTTGGGAAAAATCCGTTGGCAAGGATCAAGTACAGAGATCCTGGATGTATTATTCTCCAACAGTAGCCGATGGAGTCCTATACCAGGCATACAGCACAGGCAGCGGAGGTGCAATCATGGCGCTTGATGCCAAAACTGGCGAACAATTATGGAATGCTCCTTTAGCAGGCGGCTGGATCGTTGAATCCACACCTGTAGTACAAGATGGCAAGGTATTTGTTGGTGCAGACGGCGGCTGGCTGATCTCTCTTGACGCTGCTACAGGCAAGGAAATCTGGCGCAAAAAACCAGCAGGCGGCTGGATGCACTCCATGCCTTCCATCTCAGATGGCCGTGTGTTTATGGGGTACCAGGGCGGTTTAATCGTCTCACTCGACGCCTCGACAGGCAACGAGCTATGGCGCTATAAGAGCTCCGATAAATCCTACATTCATGGTCAGGCAACTGGTTCCTCCCCTGCCGTAGCGGATGGAGTCGTCTACATGGGATTCCCTGACGGAAACGTTGCTGCAATAGACGCGGGCACAGGTTCCTTAAAATGGAAATATCGTACGGATGGCGGAATCATTTCATCAGCAGCCGTTAGTGGAGAAACCATCTTCATCGGTTCCAACGACGGAAAGCTTTATGCGCTTGACCGAATAACAGGACAGCCATTATGGCATCATGAAATTGGAGCTTGGGTGGCATCTTCCCCTGCGATTTCAGGAAATACGCTTGTTGTTGGTGCTCATGATGGAAATCTTTATGCATACACACCTGGAGGAAAATCTGCCCAAAGATGGCCGCGAGTAACCGGTAAGGTGACGGATGCTGATACCGGAAAACCGGTAGCCGGTGCGACCGTTGTAGCGACCGATACCGAGGGGAACCGCCTGACTTCAGTAGCCAATGCTGATGGCCAATACCTGATCGGATTAAAGCCAGGCAATTATACTCTTTCTACAAAACGAAGAGGGTTTCATTCAGACACTTCTCTTTCTGTCACGATGGTAGAGGGGAAAAATGAAACGAAGGAACTAAAGCTAAACGCCATAACCGAGCCGATTGCAGGAGAATCTCAGGAAGCTCCAGATTTTCATGCAGGAAGCACCCGCTTGGACGCAACAACAGACAACCCGTACCATTACATTATCAATAACAAGGTAGAGGCGACCATCTCTACACAAGTGGCTGCCAATAATCAGGCCGGTACTTTCCAGCCAGGATGGCTAGGCGATTTTGCCCTACAGGATGATAATGCCATGGAAACCTTGGATTGGAGCGAGTTAATCCTTTCACCGACTATGAATGATCCACAAGTTCCATGGAACCGTTCTGGAGAATGGCTGTCTCTTCCTAAAATCGAGACCTTAGGAAACGCAATAAAAGCTTCCGGAGAAGCACAAATTGATCCGTCCATCAAGACGTCGGTCACCTACCAATTGCTTCCGGATGCACCGGTGGCCAAGCTAACCTTGGAATTAGAAAATACCGGAACAAAAGATTTCAAAGGATACTTCCAATATTTACTCGATCCAGACAGTTCTGATGACACGGCAATAGTTCCAGGTTTTGCAAACGTTAATCCCGGCTTCAAGACTTCCGGATGGACGGGGAATTATGTGTATGATGGGCCTAAAACCGCTATAAACAGCCCGGCACATGGGATTGCCTGGGTCAAAGACAAACCAACTGGGATCAGTGCCTTCGGTTATATTTTCGGTGCCTCCTTTGATGCAAGTGTAGCAGCAGGCGAAAAACGGACAATCAGCTGGTACCACATCACCGACTATCCTGCCGAAGGAACGAACCCCGCAGCTAATATTGAGCGGTGGGCAACACAGCTGGAAACATTGGATCCAAATGCAGCAGAGTAATCTCTACATCCACTTTTACTTGACTGTTTTATAGTTTGATAGAATACTCATTAAATTGACCCTAATGAAAAGGAGTGCCGGAGTTTTCGGCACCCCTTTTTTAAGTGAATGTTGGGCAGTAAATGTTTTATTTGAAAGGGGATGCCCTTGCACATTGGTTGACATACTTCCGGATGAGGAAGTGATTACCTTCAGTTAAAAGTTGAACTAGGGGACATCAGGAAGGTAAACAAAAAAACCGAAGGCGCGACAACGCAAACGGCTTAAAGAAAAGAACGCCCCCTATTGCCACTCCGCACTAACCCGCCATAATCACCCTCTGCATTAACTATCAAATGCTACTATAGTGAAGTCATTAACTTCATTACCATTAAGAAAAAGCTCCGTGTAAAGGCAGCTTAAACTAAGCAGTTAGCCATCCATGTAGCGCAAAACCAGGCTACTACACAAGATGCTGTTTTTAAATAAAGTCACGATGTTTTTAAAAAAGACGCGATGTTTTGAATAAAATCGCGACGTTTATAAAAAAGTAGCGATGTTTTGCCCCTTTGGATCTGTTTATATAAAGGGGTGTTTTTATAGTGAAAAGTGAAAAGAAGTTCTGAACGGAAAGCGCGGATTAAGGAACTATTGAGTAGCAATAAAGTTACTCAACTAAAGGGCCATTTAATTGAATAAATCTAACCGTTTCTAGAGGAAACGGTTAGATTTACGAGAGAAAGTTTATTCACTCGTATTTTTTTAAAACAATAGCCGCATTATGACCTCCAAAACCAAATGAGTTAGATAGCCCCATATTTATTTTCACTTGGCGAGCAACAGACGGTACATAATCTAGATCACATAATGGATCAGGATTTTCTAAGTTAATTGTTGGAGGAACTATCTCTTCCTTTATGCTCATTGCTAAAGCAATTGCTTCAACTCCACCAGCTGCCCCTAACATATGACCAAGCATAGATTTATTAGCTGTTATTGGAATCTGATAAGCTAGCTTTCCAAATAGCTGCTTAATAGCCATCGTTTCAGAGATGTCCCCCACTTTTGTACTTGTTGCATGGGCACTAATAACATCAATTTCCTCAGGAGATATATTGGCATTTTTTAAAGCTGATCTCATTGCAAGATAGGCCCCTCTACCTTCTGGGTGTGTAGCTACCATATGGTGTGCATCTGAACTTGCACCATATCCAATGACTTCTGCATAAATCTTTGCCTCTCTACGTAAAGCATGAGATAAGGATTCTAAGATTAGAATTCCAGCTCCTTCTGACATGACAAATCCATCTCGATTTTCATCAAATGGACGACTAGCTTTAGTTGGATCGTCGTTTCTTGTTGATAATGCTGTAGCATTACCAAAGCTTGCTATTGATAAGTCTGTTATAGCTGCCTCTGTTCCACCCGCAAACATAACGTCAACTTCTCCAGAACGGATTAGTCTAAAGGCTTCTCCGATAGCTGTATTTCCAATTGCACATGCGGAAACAGGAGACATAGAAGGTCCCATGGCGTTCCATTGGATACTAATTTGTGCAGCAGCAGCATTAGAAATCATGGCAGGTACTAGAGTTGGGCTGACTCTTCTTGGTCCCTTCTGTCTAAGCGCATCAATATTTTCAATTAAGGTTTCAAGTCCCCCTATACCTGAACCTACGTATACGCCTAACCTTTCTCCGTCTATACGTTTGAGGTCTAACTCAGAGTCTGTCCAAGCTTGTTCGGCTGCAGCCAAAGAAAATTGAGAAAAGCGATCTAAACGTCTTGCTTCTTTCTTTCCAAAAATTTCATCTGCATCAAAATCTCGTATGACACCTGCAATTTTTGCCTTATGATTAGTAACATCAAATGTATCAATAAGGGATATACCAGACTCTCCGTTAATCAGATTGTTCCAAAATGTCTTGAGGTTGTTTCCTATAGGAGAGACTACTCCCATACCTGTAATCACAACTCTTTCCACTGTTCATCACTCCAAATCAATAATATACTTGTATTTTACAGTCACTTTATCCTATTACAAGTGATTGTTTATCCTGGTATAATTACCACTAGGTTAAATTGGTATGATGAGGAGTTTTAAAAATGAATGATAAAACTAGGCTTGAAGCTTTGTCGACATTCTTAAAAGCTAAGCGTGCTCAAATTAAGCCAGAGTCAATTGGTTTGCCTGTCGGAACCCGGAGAAGGACACCTGGGTTACGAAGAGAAGAGGTTGCACAACTAGCAGGTGTAAGTACCACTTGGTATACATGGCTAGAGCAGGGAAGAGATATAAAAGTTTCTTCAATCGTATTTGATTGTATTTCTACAGCTTTGCAATTAAATAATGATGAAAGAGACTACTTATATGACCTGGCATTAGAAGCAAAATCGGAAATTACACATCCAAAAAAGGATCAATCAGAGCTTAGCCCTTCTTTAAAACGAATACTAGCTGAATTAACATATTGTCCGACTATCATTACGGATCGACATTGCCATATTGTGGGCTGGAATCCTGCAGCTGCTCATGTTTTTTTAGATTTTGAACAAATACCGAATGATCAAAGAAATTTGATTCGTTTAGTGTTCACCAGAAAAGAATTCAAAGCATTGGCCGTCAATTGGGAACATTTTGCGAAAGGTTTTCTTGCCATTTTCCGTACCTATTATGGACACTATTTAGGCGATGAATGGTACAACCAATTTATTAAAGAAATGAGTCATTCACATCCAGAATTCCAAGATTTATGGCTAGAAAGTCAAGTGAGTAAGGCTCCAGAAATGATAATTGAATTCAGACATGCTAAAGCAGGCAAAATGTTGTTTAATTTAACTTCTCTCCAAGTTCAAGGTGATATGGATTTACGGTGCAGTATCTATACACCAGTAGAGGAAACAGATACAGAAAAGAAATTAAAGCGATTAATGAAGAGGGTTTCCGTTGAAAATTAATAAAGTAATTTCGTTATTCCATTATAGGGCGCTATTGTTGTGCAAACACAGGTAGAAAATGATCAAAACTTTTTTATAAAAAATTATTCACTAGCAACAAACAACCCAAGCATTTTGACCAAACTTTTTTCAAAATGTTTGGGTTTCTTCTGTTGAAAAATCAATTTTTGTAGCATGCTTTTGATCAAACTTTATTACAAACCAACACAAGAGAGGATTCGTTTTTAATGAATCCTGATTGGATAGCTTCAGCAACTTCTTTTGCAATCTCTATAATAGTTGAGTTCTTACAAATCTTTTTGTGCCAAATATGTGCTGATGGTCCTTCTGAATTGAAATCTTTAATTAATAGGAGTTCATAGAATGTACCTTCTTGTTTACACGTAACTATGTATACTGAAAAATTTAATGCTTCAAATATTTTTTGCTTAATGATATATTGCTTGTCAATTTCTTTAATATTTAGGGTCATTGGTAGCACTTCATTATTATTTTCAGACAATGTTAACATTGTAAGCCCCCCTAGATTTATAATTGACCACCCAATTTTATTAGTAACGAAAGAAACGAACAAAAAAATAAAACGAAAAATAAAAAGGTATTGGCTCCTCCTTCGCCAAATACCATGATAGCCACTCAAGCTATCCCCACTAATATATAGATTAACGATGTGTTGTTAATATAATACGTCCTAGATGTTATAAATTTGTAAATGATCTATTATTAAACATTAAAGACTATAAACCTTCCATTCACAGTAGGTTGACATTACTTCCGGATTATAAAGTAATCAACTTCATTACTCCATAAGAAAAAGCTGCCCTGTAAAGGCAGCCAATTCTTCAACTAAGGTACCAGTTAGTTGAAGAAGCTAATAGGAATAATGATGTCATTCATCTTCTCCCTTAATTTCATCCGAAACATTCCATGTTAATTAACCCAATAATTAAGTTGGGTTTAGTTCGCTCAGAATTGACGACTTTTATTTTTTTCCAATCATTATGCTCGTGATTTGGGTTTTCTTAAAATCAAAACGATTATTATTACTAATAGGCTAACTACAATCGTCTCATATGCATTCTCTCTAATACTAGATCCTACCACCATTAACTCAGGATTAAATAATAGTAAAATGATACCTATGCCAATCGCTTCTGCAAATTTGTTTATAAACGTTTTCATAAGAGTTATATCCTCCCTTCTTCTTTTCTCTTTCATATAGCAACTCAAGAAATAACCCTATTACATATTTTATTTTATATACTGTATCTACTATTTGATAAGTTTAAGGACAAATCTATTAATAAAACTATAACTATTAATTCAATAATGAAGAAAATGGTCATTTACTTATATTATTAACAACTAATTTGACTTTTATACATACTTTCAAAAAAATTTTGAATG from Paenisporosarcina sp. FSL H8-0542 encodes:
- the fabF gene encoding beta-ketoacyl-ACP synthase II; the encoded protein is MERVVITGMGVVSPIGNNLKTFWNNLINGESGISLIDTFDVTNHKAKIAGVIRDFDADEIFGKKEARRLDRFSQFSLAAAEQAWTDSELDLKRIDGERLGVYVGSGIGGLETLIENIDALRQKGPRRVSPTLVPAMISNAAAAQISIQWNAMGPSMSPVSACAIGNTAIGEAFRLIRSGEVDVMFAGGTEAAITDLSIASFGNATALSTRNDDPTKASRPFDENRDGFVMSEGAGILILESLSHALRREAKIYAEVIGYGASSDAHHMVATHPEGRGAYLAMRSALKNANISPEEIDVISAHATSTKVGDISETMAIKQLFGKLAYQIPITANKSMLGHMLGAAGGVEAIALAMSIKEEIVPPTINLENPDPLCDLDYVPSVARQVKINMGLSNSFGFGGHNAAIVLKKYE
- a CDS encoding HupE/UreJ family protein, whose protein sequence is MMLLFIITITLCPVNASAHTDNSEGYSNITLDRDKLNVELYIDYFELGRLIDFEVNPGSSKDQLTKALEDKQDAVTEYLASHFQLFTDGAKSEGMIKATEVVKRTNRDYAKITLEFPRPAKEKSIQIQYSVFFDDNDPMHRNIATYNLDKVKGQFVFHGGERELQIGKETIIGQIIRFIQLGFHHIMIGYDHILFVIALLLGTRRFSDILKIITVFTLAHSITLGLTALKLINLPSEIIEPLIALSIAFVALEHFFGFSTKLRFAVVFGFGLIHGVGFAGALQLSNDVTWRSLLSILSFNVGVEVGQALIIMLLFPILLYIRRFKWSTVVYGSATAGIFGMGLFWYFERFLA
- a CDS encoding PQQ-binding-like beta-propeller repeat protein; the protein is MKPLNEKGKTVKEKLKPITVAVMCSLALAAVVKPVVADNPNATVTGTVFADKNGNGVRDNNEQGIPNVSVSDGKSISVTDDSGKYTLTANIERRQSDIVFVTVPSGYSVPTDENKTPQFYKQLGNLEAGETREQNFGLLLKPESNNPNFSFANVADVHVEAGSNNNRERFTSQLAQINESTGNPAFIAVSGDLTNRATDAEYQDYTSSTATSAVPVYPAVGNHDFAPGSSYQTRVDRYRKYLGPEWYSFDYGNRHFVTLENTLGFNENDQLEWLKQDLAQNAKDKEVVVFVHKPLNTPETPSPDNTKKFIELLSQYQTRLVMVGHTHVNDVAQDTIPGANHVTTVSSAYTIDQSPNGFRMVSFQGDHKNAKYKMYDVKQSAAIVHPAAGSDVPKGEVDILVNAYNTTSNVSKVEYRVDGGSWKKLKQSSGMAWFTQWNAKKASKGKHAIEVRVTDDAGKVWVKNNTFNIVDSQRISPKGGSDWTMFHGNAQHTGEAKDTLEAGMRLGWTYRTPGTILTSSPAIANGMVYIGTRDENGTDQNAIHAVDLETGLKKWEVKADAQVQASPAVADGVVYANSIRGTLYAMNAKTGERIWEKSVGKDQVQRSWMYYSPTVADGVLYQAYSTGSGGAIMALDAKTGEQLWNAPLAGGWIVESTPVVQDGKVFVGADGGWLISLDAATGKEIWRKKPAGGWMHSMPSISDGRVFMGYQGGLIVSLDASTGNELWRYKSSDKSYIHGQATGSSPAVADGVVYMGFPDGNVAAIDAGTGSLKWKYRTDGGIISSAAVSGETIFIGSNDGKLYALDRITGQPLWHHEIGAWVASSPAISGNTLVVGAHDGNLYAYTPGGKSAQRWPRVTGKVTDADTGKPVAGATVVATDTEGNRLTSVANADGQYLIGLKPGNYTLSTKRRGFHSDTSLSVTMVEGKNETKELKLNAITEPIAGESQEAPDFHAGSTRLDATTDNPYHYIINNKVEATISTQVAANNQAGTFQPGWLGDFALQDDNAMETLDWSELILSPTMNDPQVPWNRSGEWLSLPKIETLGNAIKASGEAQIDPSIKTSVTYQLLPDAPVAKLTLELENTGTKDFKGYFQYLLDPDSSDDTAIVPGFANVNPGFKTSGWTGNYVYDGPKTAINSPAHGIAWVKDKPTGISAFGYIFGASFDASVAAGEKRTISWYHITDYPAEGTNPAANIERWATQLETLDPNAAE
- a CDS encoding helix-turn-helix transcriptional regulator, whose amino-acid sequence is MNDKTRLEALSTFLKAKRAQIKPESIGLPVGTRRRTPGLRREEVAQLAGVSTTWYTWLEQGRDIKVSSIVFDCISTALQLNNDERDYLYDLALEAKSEITHPKKDQSELSPSLKRILAELTYCPTIITDRHCHIVGWNPAAAHVFLDFEQIPNDQRNLIRLVFTRKEFKALAVNWEHFAKGFLAIFRTYYGHYLGDEWYNQFIKEMSHSHPEFQDLWLESQVSKAPEMIIEFRHAKAGKMLFNLTSLQVQGDMDLRCSIYTPVEETDTEKKLKRLMKRVSVEN